The following proteins are co-located in the Argopecten irradians isolate NY chromosome 9, Ai_NY, whole genome shotgun sequence genome:
- the LOC138330990 gene encoding uncharacterized protein, with translation MITFGRVGGAIQTNAHLITSNSKPGVPNTFKCANECIGLGCLAFRYWKEEAMCITYFIQGTGQTSSDLVTKYFAKSEIWTISVYIGTDPHAGSKHNLFVDIQGTLSAVSNFLLGPLKKDEIRRDIYLTNFGEISHIRLHSTGMDGLQIWKATLEDVDGRLYTFLCNCWIDNGGDVGPGVQSSYLLYPQSE, from the exons ATGATCACGTTCGGACGAGTCGGAGGTGCTATACAAACAAATGCTCATTTAATTACCAGCAACTCCAAACCCGGGGTACCAAATACATTTAAGTGCGCAAATGAGTGTATTGGCCTCGGGTGTTTAGCGTTCAGGTACTGGAAGGAGGAGGCAATGTGTATTACCTACTTTATACAGGGGACTGGTCAGACGTCTAGTGACCTGGTAACCAAGTACTTCGCTAAAA GTGAAATATGGACGATATCCGTGTACATTGGCACAGATCCCCACGCCGGATCTAAACACAACCTCTTTGTGGACATACAGGGTACATTATCGGCTGTTTCTAATTTCCTCCTTGGCCCCCTTAAAAAAGATGAGATACGACGGGACATTTATCTCACAAACTTTGGAGAAATCAGTCACATCCGGTTACACTCCACAGGCATGGATGGGTTACAAATATGGAAG gCTACACTGGAGGATGTAGACGGCCGTCTGTACACGTTCCTATGTAACTGTTGGATAGACAATGGTGGTGATGTGGGGCCCGGTGTACAATCATCATATCTCCTGTATCCTCAATCAGAGTGA